The Hordeum vulgare subsp. vulgare chromosome 7H, MorexV3_pseudomolecules_assembly, whole genome shotgun sequence DNA window CATTAAAAACATGTTCTCATACAAATAGAACATTTCGTCAATCCGTGTCCACAAACTACCACTTTACGGATTTATGCCGAAAACTACCACCTGTGACTAATAACTACCATGTGTGTAAGTCAATGATTCGTCTATTTTAAACGTGTTTATGACATGCCTGGCCCGCATGTAAGTGTTGGCATGGCATTGTAAGTCAAcggcattttttttctttttgaaataacCACGTATATTTCATTAGACAAACATATTACATAGAGTACATACGTGGTCATCGCTTGAGACATACATAGAAGTCTTACATTTCTGCACCATGAATTCTACAACAAGTGAAAATAAAATTTTACTAATAGAGAACCTTGTGCCTTGGTGAATCGTTGTCCACCTTTGTCTACCACCATCGCCATGGCGACGCTAGAGAAAATGGAGAACATCCACCATACCAAGATCTAAGGGAGCATCTTCGCATACAAGTATGCTTTTCGAGCCGAATAACCGGACCGCCGCAAGCGACGAGACCGAGGCTTTGTGGAACGTCGGCCGGGTTCATCCCCATGTCCATTAGAGCTCGGCGCCATCCACTTCATCCAACACGGTTGAAGAAGTGAAACGTCACCATCTGCCGTAATCCACGCATCCCACTGCAAGACCCCAAATATGTCTACACAGGCAGAGTTCGCGACCGTCAAAGAGGACAGCGAGCACCAACCAACAACACATACACTCGCTAGATCCGAAGACCACCGAGAAGACCTGGCTACCTACTCCTCGACGCCGCCAGTGAATGCCTCGTCGATGTGGGAGAAGAACGGAAGCCCTTTATTCCAAAGACGCGACGCCATCCTCACCACAAAAATGACGCCACACCATATATTCGGAAGATACTTGCTACTTCAATGTTCCGACAGGTGCAGTGGGAGTAGCAGGCGGTGCGGTGGGCCACGGAAGCTGGCGCGCGCGCGAGGCAAAGCAAGGCTGGGGACGGCCGACTGCGGACCTGACGCAGGGACTAGCCGCGGGCAGGCTGAGCCGACGACGGGGTCGGGGCGCGTAAACGCGGGCACGGGCGCGGGATTGACCCGGCGATGGCGCGGACCGGCCGAGGGGAGCCGGGACGCCGACCGGTGGGCTTGCACGGGACAAAGCCGGCGACGGGGGGCGGGTCGTGTAAGCGGAGGTATAGGGTGAGCAGACTTGGAGATGCCTGTGCAGGAGCGGAGCAGGTGCGGCGACGGGCATGAGGAAGCCGAGCTCCTCCTGTGCGGCCGTAGAGAACCTTCCAGCGGCAGCAAGCTCCTCCTGGGTGACCGTCGAGCTCCTGATCAGGAGGTCGCAGGTGCCTGTGCTTATCAAGGGTTCGCTAAAATGTCCATATGTCACTTAACAGTCAACACAAACGGTCAAACAAACGAATGCCCTGTCAACCCTGACGAGTGGTCCCATTCCGTCATAATTAGGTTTAATTTTGTGCTAATCAGTAATTAAATCGATGTGGTAGTTTTTACTCACAGATTAGTAAAAGAAGAGATAGTTTTCGACACAAATCCTTGAAATGTGGTAGTTCGTGGGCATGAATCGATTAAATGTGGTAGTTTTTGTTTAAATATTCGCCATTTTTATATTTCTTGAAATCCTTTCTATATGCCATTTCATATTGCCTTGGTTGGAAAGAAAGAATAATAAGGGGAAAGTCGTCTATCAGGTAGTTCGATCACCTTTTATCAGTTAGATTCAGTAGTCCAACAAAAAAGTGAGGATTCAATACATGtatatgaatatataattcaaatACATGGCGCAGCTTGGCAATTAATTTAATTGCTACACCTTATGTAATGGAAGTGCAAGTGAGTTTCACATGGAGTTCGATTTGAACAAATATTAACGAAAGTAAAATTAGTTTGCATTCCAAATCTCTAGCCCGTGCATATGCATTGTTGACGACTAGTGATGGCTAATCGAAGGCCTCTACACAACCCAGACAGATAAGGCAAGCATTGACTCATTGCATGGGCCGAACATGTAGTCCTTTACTCCTTTCTCATGACATTTAAGCTTAGCAGCCATTGAAAACACGCCTAGCGATCACAAGTAGTGCTAACGAGTACCCATAGAGCCATAACTACTGACCATCTAGAGCTAATGCTTATATTCATGCATGTTAGATCCACAAACTTGTTTTTCCTGATGTCTCTAATTCATAAGTATTTGTGCCTCCATTCGGTCCTTCTCTCGTCCTCTTCTCCATTTTCGTGCTTGCCACTTATTTATCTTCTAACATGCCAAACAGAAGGACGAGTaaatatgaaagtgtggatgGACTACTGGCTCATATGAATATAAACTCATATATATAACGTAAGCATTATACACACACAACTACAGGTTAGTGGAGTCTTTATTTGTGTGGCACTTCATTCATTATACAGACACAAGTAAAGATTGATTGTCCTTTACATAGAAAAGATAATCtcaaggccacaaagtgatacgcTCAACAAATACGTAAAGGGGAACCGTTGTGCATGGATGGTGAGCTATCTCGAGAAAAAGGGTAAGGGGAAATAATTCAAATATGTTGGGTGAATCGTCATCGCGTGGGCACCCTTTCCTGCCTAACATGTGTCCTTGTGGGGCCTATCCCACCGCTATGTCCTTCTTGCCTTATTTTCTACGAGACCTCCCGTTCACAAATTGTTTCCTAGTTCATCTTCTTTCGTAGACGGGGTTTTGTCTAGTGTCGTATATCCGCACATTTTGTTGCCTCCGCACGAACAAAAACTACAAGTCTTGGTGCAAGTGTCTAGGCCCACAGTTGCCCTTGCTGCAAGTCGGTATGAGCTTACAACGCCGAACAAAGTGCCCGTCAGTTCTACGGTATTGTAGGAGAAGCACTAGCCACCACTCGCAGGTTGTGTCGACATCCCTGCAACTCCATCTCTTCGCACTAGCACAACCTACCACATCACAACAGCCGCCATGCTGCAGAACAGAAGCGGGCCTAGGCCTATTCATCGAGGTTGTAGCATCATTAATACTGCAATCCACTTCATCGCATCAGTCGTCGTTTCCGCACCCTGAAAGAAAGTTGTGCACGCCGAGATGTAGAGGTTGCTGCAAAAACCGCCATATTACACACCACACCCATTGTCCCGGCCTCCATGCTGCAGAATTGAGGTGAGCTGAGGCTGAGACATCGATCCTGGTGTCTTTCCCCGGCGGCAATTGCAGCACTGAGGATGTTCAGTGGCGCCGGCTTGCAGCATCAACAATGTTGCGGTTCTGGGGCTGTCGATGATGCAATTGACGGGGGTTGCAACACCTCCTTTGTTTTAGAAACATCATCAAATTTGCGGGTGTTGCATTGTCGCATGTGTTTTGACTTGACAGAACACATGGAGTAGCACCTAAGCATGCTGATCGGCACGGCAAAGAAGGCAACTTTTCTGTTCTTTGCTATGCTACCTTTTTTTTTCCTTCGCTTCTACTGATCCCGAAGAACTAGAGGGCATCGTCACGTGTCTCTTCCCTTAGTGCATGGAACAACCCACGCATATATAAGTACATTTGTTAATGATAATCTTCTTCTAGAAACATTTCATAAGGGGACGGTGATATCCAGTCATGTTCCATTCTGAAACGAGAACCCGAATCTCAAACGTCACACCTCAACCTATATTAAAGCTTAATTTCGTTTTCACTCCTAAAAGTTTTAGTTGTGACATAACTTATCCGATTTGACATATGTTCTTCTTCTATTTGTCCAATTTCAAAAATATGTATCACCTTTTATCCCTTCCCATTTTTCCGAACGTCCTGATTTGTTGGCCTCACATTTCAATGCTAAATTGACTTGCCATGTGGCATGGTTTATTAGGCATTTTATATTTTGTCCACCTTATTAGTGTTAAATAAGATTATATTGTTGTAAAAGTACAATAATATTACTCATTTCTTAGCTAACTAGGGTCGACATAGTGCTAGTACTGCAGTTTGGTTATGATCCTTTCATGAGGATGTTGAGGACCGGTGTCTTGCTGATTGTAATTCTGATGATTAAGTAATACAATTTCCTACAGTTTCTATTTGCAAGCAAAAAAAAGGTTATGATTGTAAAGGTTTTCATTAAATTTACCTCAACTAAATTGAACAATGAGGGTCTTCAGACGGTTTTCTTGTGATGAATATAAGAGTTGTTATGTTATTGTTAATGCGATTactaaaaggtgataaactcggcAACTCTTACTATGACGCAGTCGAGAATTCTGACTAGATTAAACATCACGATCCGACATAGCAAATCAATGGAAGACTTGCACTTCTAGGATTTGCCCTTCTTTTCTTTGTAAATTATCAGTTGCCACAAGTTTGCTAAAACTTTGATGATTTGCCCTTTCTATCCGGTTTGAGATTACACAACAAACTGGATGACCCAAATGCCCTTCTTCCTTATCAGTTTGTCCCGCGGCCCACTTGTTGTCGTgttgtgctgctgctgctcctcttCCCACGCACCATGCCAAGCTACTGCTACTCCTCCCCACATGCTATGGTGCGGGCTACCATGCTATCTCCCACGAGCCCCAATAGATGTGCGTGCATCTCCATGGGCGCATGGCCGCCATGGCCACGACGGCCTCGCCGAGCATCTCTAGTGAGCTCCTCATGAAAGGAGCAACGGTCATGCTGGATGTGGCGTGCAAAGGGTGCCGTCCACGTTCCAAGCAGCCCGGGGACGGTGGTGGCTGTCCATGTAGAGGCTAGAGCTTGGCGAGGGGAGAGAGGTCAGAGATCGGCGTCCTTCTTCATGcatgcaacagtagcagcaacaacagccggGCGCGCCCAGGTGCTAGAGCACTCTCGCACACTGAGCACTCTCGCACACATGCACGCCCAAGCACACCGCACACGCACGCCTAGCACACATCGACACGGCCAGGTGCTACAGCACGCATGCACACGATGCACAGAGATCACTCACGCACACAAGCATGCCAAGCAATGTTTAAAATAACCGGCTACGGTAAATAGCGACGAGCCTTTAAATCAGCTATAGCGGAGCTATAGCGGCATATTTCTACATGATACCATTTAGCGGCACCCTGCTAAAAAGGCTGTAGCGAggctatagcgggctatttaaaactatgatGCCAAGACACACATCCGCTAGCAGTCCGCTTCGAGGTGCCGCCGTCCGTCCGCTTCGTGGCTGGTAGGCCAAGCCCGGCCGCCACGCGCGCTACCTCGCGATCGCCTCATCCCGTCATCCGCGCTCGCCTCCAGCTCCGTGCTTGGAGAGGCCCAGATTTTCCGCGTCGGACGAGCAACAAGGCTAGCAGGGGCAGAGCCATGGCCATCTCTGCCAGAGCAACATCGGCGGCGGGAGCTCCATCTCCTCTCAGGTCAAGATGTGCTCGCTCGAGGTAAACAGGCCTGGGGCAGTTTGGACGTTTTATAGTGGGCCATCTTGCCAGGGGCAAATAATCAAGTTTCTGTCAAAGATGTGGCAAAAGGTCAATGTAaatgaaaacaagggcaaaacctAAAAGTGCAAGCAAAGATGGGGCGAATCCTTAAATTCTCCATTAATATACTCACTTGGTCTCCTCATAAAAAGTCATCCACTTTTTTTATACTCCAAAATCATCCATTTGCTCTACAAATTGCAATTGCAAGTTCTTAACCACTAAGCAAACCAAAAGGCAGACGAAGAATTTTTCCTATAAAAAAGAACTAATGAAAATATGAGAAAACTTTCTATCAGCGGCTAGTTCAAGACATCGAACTCTAGAGCGAGTCGGACTGCCCTCACGCGCACGCTTCATCTCCGGCCGTGAGGTATGCTCATGCTTCTTCACAGGCTCCGTCTCACGAAGTTGCTTCCGCCAGGAGAGTCGTGTGGCGTACGCGGCACCTGTGATATCCTCCGCCGACGACCTGTTAATCGAAAGCCAGGATCTTATCCATGGTAAATCAACAAAGGCCGCCGCAATCTTCTGGATCAATCTTTTGGTTGGACTGGTCAACCAGCTCTCGGTGTGTtggctttgtttgatcttgtatgCTTTCCGGTTGCTCATGATCGGTTTATATGAGCGCGGAGGGAACGGGAATCGGGCAAGGGAGCCATGAGGCAGACTGTCACTCAAGTTAGCGGGCACGGCAAGGGGGGCATGCCGACTACTGTGGTATATGACGAGAAGCAAAGTGAGATGCGACGCGAGTGATTGTTTACGATGTCTAAGAGATAGCATGATGTGACCCGATACGACACATGACAGTCCCGGAGTCGTCGCACCGTGACCGTATAGGGCTTGGTAGCTAGCTGCCGCTGGAGGCGGTCTAGCTCGctcaaacaaaagaaaatgaGTACGAAGTATGAATACTTAATGGGCGTGACGATAGAGTGTGGCCGGGAGACGCGACACTTGAGCTAGCGAGGGGGTGGCGTGTCGGTTGGCCTGGCGTCGGTTAAGTGGGGAGTGTATCACGCGTGCAGCTGTGTGGTAAAAGTTTTGTGTTTTAATCCTTTTATGAAAGTTGATTCAAATCTCACCCTAATTTCAAGGTGTACGGTATAACAACCTAACGTCAAGGTCCTGACGATATAAAACTTGTCAATGTCAGCATGACGGACCCCTATCGTCAAATAGGCTGACGGTAGCATGTGTAATCATACCGTCAAGGTGCCTCGTGGTAGTTGTCAAATTTGATACTTCAGATTTTTTACGGTTGAGCGTGCATCCCAACCGTTAGGAACCATGACGGTAGGTTGTTATATCTGACAGTCATGAACCCCGTGTGTAAGAGAGGATCAAATCCGTAATTTTTTACAAATTAAGATCGGATCTGGTTCAACTTCCAAAAAAAAGTTCAAAAGCACGAAATTTATTAGCAGCTGTGAGGATAACAGGCTGCATACTGTGTGTAGTCTGTACTACTGCCGAATCGATAACGATgtggcgatcttatccacgaattcAGGTCTTGTTTCCGCAGGAAGCAAAGAAAAGTACGTATAGTGGTAGGCTGGACTTTTAAAATAGAGTGGGTTGCTTTCCTAGGAAATACGTGAATGGAAAATTCCATGTCCGTTGAATAGTCGTAGGAGTTGTTTTGGCCACGGTCAAAAACACGTTTGGAGCTCGCAGACGGTAGCAGTCGCCATTCGCTAGCAGATGCattattgtcacatccctgatcccttaagcaagttagctctgtgctcatgttttctttgcattgcatcaacaagaacaacaagtggtgaaggaaatttaatttttttttctacAAATTAGGATCAGATCTGGTTCAACTTCCAAAGAAAAAGTTCAAAAGCACGAAATTTAGGCACCGTGAGGATAACAGGCTGCATACTGTGTGTGGTCTGTACTACTGCCAAATCGATAACGATGTGGCGATCTTATCCACTGAATTCAGGTCTTCTTTCCGCAGGAAGAAAAGAAAAGTACGTACAGTGGTAGGCTGGAGTTCTAAAATAGTAGAGTGGGTTGCTTTCCTAGGAAATACGTGAATGAAATATTTCATGTCCGTTGAATAGTCGTAGGACTTGTTTTGGCCACGGTCAAAGACCGGATCAAGCTTTTCCACGTCAATACAGATCAAATAACTATACAGATCAAAATCAAGAAACCGAAGGGATGCTGCTCAGTGCATGACGACGGTGTCGAAGCAGTTGAGCCCATCGAACGCGATCTCGAACCCAGCGCTCCTTTGCGCCGTCCGCTTGCCGTTGGAAGATCCCTGGTCCTTGTCGGCGTCCGCCCTACTAGCCACCGCTGCCGGCTTCGTCGCAGTGCCTCCAGAGAGCACCAGCGTCTTGACCACGCCGGCGGTGAGCACGGACGTGCCGTAGCCGTCAAGCGGGGCCTCGCAGAAAACGAGCCCCGTGAAGAACCTCTCCATGGCCATGGATCCTCTAACGGATGCTTGGTGCTTCGATCAGGTTGTCTGGCACCAAAACAGGATTACTTGCTGCTGCTCGTCGAACAAACGGGTAGGTTCTTGTTGTTTTGGTGATCGAACTGGACACCGGGGGTGGGGATTATATAGGGCCGCGGCCGGCCGGCCGGTCTCCGTTTGGAACGCGGAAGCTGAGGACGCACGTGCTGAGGATTGTGACGGTGCAGTCTACTTGGTCAGCGCGGGCGGACGCGGAACCACTGCCGGATTCGATCCGATCCAAATGCACGCCACTGTCGGATTTGATTATCCTTTGAACACTATTTTTCATATTTCAGTTTTCTAAAAGAACATGCACTCGTAAAAATGTTCATGAGTTTGAATTTCTTTTGCGAATTTCAGCAAAGATATCCACAGACTCGGAAAATGTTTCGTAAAGTTAAAAAAATTGtgatttgaatttttttcatgGTATTTCTGgtaaaagcattcagtagttcaAAAGATGTTCACAAATTGTTTTACGGGGTTGAAAATTGTTCAACATATATGGCAAATTGGCCGAGATAGCCAATTGCAAAAGCATGGGCACGTCATAAGCTGAAGAAGCATACTTTGTTGTACTAATATAAACACCACAAGTATCATATTTAGATAAAGGTCATGCATAATATACGCACGAGAGTTTCATACATCACATTGGTAAATATAATCAGAAGACGCAATACAAAATAATTCCGTCAAACATTTTGATGTttatagaaaaaataaatcaatCTGCAATGTTTCTGTTCATGTTCATCCCTTTGTTATGGGGTTTGATACGATACCACTTGTGAGTTTCTTCAtgttaaacaaaaaaaatatgctCAAATCTACAATTTAAACAACCATAGTTTGAACTGGCGGAATCAGAGGTGGAGTGCACAACTTGTTTATACGTTATGTATAGAACAACTCGCTTAGGGCGCGGTTGGTTGCCCCGAATGAATAGTACCTGCATTTTTTTCACATTACGTCGACTATCGTTCTCGTAGGGCCGCTTGTCGGCTGTTAGTAGGTGTTTATTTTTTCATAGTTCTCCTGTATTTTTGGTCATGTTTATGTTGTTGCTTCAGTCGTAGTTTATGGTTTTGATTTATATGTTGGTTGCATGGACGGCTGCTTTATTTATGAAACATGACCAAAGCCTATTTGGAGAACGTTGCCACGCAGCACCGCTTATTAGATACGCTTTTATCATGCTCTGCTTATTAGGTACGCTTTTATCGTGCTCTGCTTCTCATTGTTTTGCAGTGCAGCCAATTTTTTTTCCTCAGTGTCATTCTCTTCCTCGCATACTTTTCAGGAAGACTGAACATGCTCTAGAAAGCAAAGCCG harbors:
- the LOC123410085 gene encoding uncharacterized protein LOC123410085; this encodes MAMERFFTGLVFCEAPLDGYGTSVLTAGVVKTLVLSGGTATKPAAVASRADADKDQGSSNGKRTAQRSAGFEIAFDGLNCFDTVVMH